The following are encoded together in the Solenopsis invicta isolate M01_SB chromosome 14, UNIL_Sinv_3.0, whole genome shotgun sequence genome:
- the LOC105194058 gene encoding protein sidekick isoform X2 — protein MDARKLLSLLILLLAGWQEVVAMPMRHVAVDVGKSLKLACSEESALPHIEESNVMWIREGREDGQIERLKVDPNGILELSNVSVDDAGNYSCTLDDDLDAVKARISVEVKTPPPALHNVWVKPSTILANILWEVAGTGGYPIIDFTAEYRLKPVVGEEPEEWKPIIPTHIPPNSRQIDVYHLVPNTTYSFRVWATNQLGKGEIVEVEGHTHYSVEELELARHLLAGVENFDTRVWVAAVGIVMGTLMILGLGTCYLLYRECKAPSGGAGSD, from the exons ATGGATGCGCGTAAATTGCTATCGTTGCTGATACTCCTCCTGGCAG GATGGCAGGAAGTAGTGGCCATGCCGATGCGACACGTCGCTGTGGACGTGGGAAAGAGCCTGAAATTGGCCTGTTCCGAGGAGAGTGCCCTTCCACATATTGAGGAATCCAATGTAATGTGGATAAGGGAGGGACGGGAGGATGGACAGATTGAGCGGTTGAAAGTCGATCCGAATGGCATACTGGAGCTGTCAAATGTCAGCGTGGACGACGCCGGCAATTACTCGTGCACCTTGGACGACGATCTCGACGCTGTGAAAGCTAGAATCAGTGTGGAAGTCAAAA CACCCCCTCCAGCCCTGCACAATGTATGGGTGAAGCCATCCACGATTTTGGCCAACATTCTCTGGGAGGTGGCTGGTACCGGCGGGTATCCTATCATAGACTTTACTGCCGAATACCGTTTGAAACCAGTTGTGGGTGAAGAACCAGAAGAATGGAAGCCGATTATTCCAACACACATTCCTCCAAATTCC AGACAGATAGATGTGTATCATTTGGTGCCAAACACTACATACTCGTTCCGAGTGTGGGCAACCAATCAGTTGGGAAAAGGAGAGATCGTGGAGGTCGAGGGTCATACGCATTACAGTGTAGAAGAATTGG AGCTCGCCCGACATCTCTTAGCCGGCGTAGAGAATTTCGATACACGCGTCTGGGTGGCAGCCGTAGGTATTGTGATGGGCACACTTATGATTCTCGGTTTAGGTACATGTTACCTACTCTATCGCGAGTGCAAGGCACCCT CTGGAGGAGCAGGAAGTGATTGA
- the LOC105194059 gene encoding probable ribonuclease ZC3H12B, with protein sequence MLSAHDEPTKMKKKTESRAYPKYRYESPLNAFKRSLEDLTTMVSRLTDEKLQKLSAGQSSRTSSLQDSVIIINDSDSETNDGDNETNDKNVNNTSVSIIECSSKLASPSKRRRKLRISTKQDAKEPETSSHNDSSILCLSNTQESLLDGENIAPTQTEDDVVELWSCLKQKPRKVKIKKKRSSNFIIDKKPNLSLLSCLMTEMENSQKKKKKKKKLNLLHKETPVKPVVKPFEQKTLKHLSCNRRKRPCENDASNSNEPPNKKKIISNEGNHKTNSKHKLREIIVDGCNVAMAHTNGKEFSEKGIEIVVNHFKNRGHVVKVFLPQHIRRKEYLLLEKLYKEGIVIFTPSRSVAGRQITSYDDRFILKYATLCGGIVISSDQYRDLYKEKPEWRDTIMNRLLIPTFVGDYIMFPEDPLGKFGPNLERFLRH encoded by the exons ATGTTAAGCGCACATGATGAACccacaaaaatgaaaaagaaaacagagaGCAGAGCGTACCCAAAGTATCGTTATGAGAGTCCATTAAACGCTTTTAAAAGAAG CTTGGAGGATCTTACAACCATGGTTAGCAGGTTAACAGATGAAAAGCTGCAGAAATTGAGTGCAGGACAATCTTCTAGAACATCATCGTTACAGGAtagtgtaattattattaatgacagTGATAGTGAAACAAACGATGGAGACAATGaaacaaatgataaaaatgtaaacaacACCTCGGTCAGTATTATTGAATGTAGCTCAAAACTGGCCTCCCCTTCAAAACgaagaagaaaattaagaatttcTACCAAACAAGATGCGAAAGAACCCGAAACATCGTCTCATAACGATTCATCTATCCTTTGCTTGTCAAACACTCAGGAATCTTTGTTAGATGGAGAAAATATAG CTCCAACACAAACGGAGGATGATGTAGTCGAATTGTGGTCGTGCCTGAAGCAGAAGCcgagaaaagtaaaaataaaaaaaaaaagaagttcaAACTTTATAATAGACAAAAAGCCAAATCTGAGCCTTCTCAGTTGTTTAATGACTGAAATGGAAAATTcacagaaaaagaagaagaagaagaagaaactaAATCTATTACACAAAGAAACTCCAGTTAAACCAGTTGTTAAACCCTTTGAGCAAAAAACATTGAAACATTTGAGTtgcaatcgaagaaaaagaCCATGTGAAAATGATGCATCAAATTCAAATGAACCCCccaacaaaaagaaaattatttcaaatgagGGGAATCACAAAACAAATTCAAAACATAAATTAAGAGAAATAATTGTTGATGGTTGCAATGTGGCAATGGC TCATACAAACGGTAAAGAATTCTCAGAAAAAGGAATCGAAATAGTggtaaatcattttaaaaatcggGGTCATGTTGTAAAAGTTTTCTTGCCGCAACACATTCGAAGAAAAGAATATTTGCTTCTTGAGAAATTATACAAAGAGGGTATTGTCATTTTTACACCCAGCCGTAGTGTTGCTGGCAGACAAATTACATCGTATGATGATCG ATTTATCTTGAAATATGCAACATTATGTGGAGGAATAGTGATATCCTCGGATCAATATAGAGACTTGTACAAAGAGAAACCGGAATGGCGGGATACAATTATGAACCGTTTACTGATACCAACCTTCGTCGGGGATTACATCATGTTCCCGGAAGATCCGTTAGGCAAGTTTGGACCTAATCTCGAGAGATTTTTGCGACACTAA
- the LOC105194058 gene encoding protein sidekick isoform X1, with translation MDARKLLSLLILLLAGWQEVVAMPMRHVAVDVGKSLKLACSEESALPHIEESNVMWIREGREDGQIERLKVDPNGILELSNVSVDDAGNYSCTLDDDLDAVKARISVEVKTPPPALHNVWVKPSTILANILWEVAGTGGYPIIDFTAEYRLKPVVGEEPEEWKPIIPTHIPPNSRQIDVYHLVPNTTYSFRVWATNQLGKGEIVEVEGHTHYSVEELELARHLLAGVENFDTRVWVAAVGIVMGTLMILGLGTCYLLYRECKAPSQLEEQEVIELVPNIILNPGFFDERTEHVPQDENFNNQTTTRLNNNSVVQPRRL, from the exons ATGGATGCGCGTAAATTGCTATCGTTGCTGATACTCCTCCTGGCAG GATGGCAGGAAGTAGTGGCCATGCCGATGCGACACGTCGCTGTGGACGTGGGAAAGAGCCTGAAATTGGCCTGTTCCGAGGAGAGTGCCCTTCCACATATTGAGGAATCCAATGTAATGTGGATAAGGGAGGGACGGGAGGATGGACAGATTGAGCGGTTGAAAGTCGATCCGAATGGCATACTGGAGCTGTCAAATGTCAGCGTGGACGACGCCGGCAATTACTCGTGCACCTTGGACGACGATCTCGACGCTGTGAAAGCTAGAATCAGTGTGGAAGTCAAAA CACCCCCTCCAGCCCTGCACAATGTATGGGTGAAGCCATCCACGATTTTGGCCAACATTCTCTGGGAGGTGGCTGGTACCGGCGGGTATCCTATCATAGACTTTACTGCCGAATACCGTTTGAAACCAGTTGTGGGTGAAGAACCAGAAGAATGGAAGCCGATTATTCCAACACACATTCCTCCAAATTCC AGACAGATAGATGTGTATCATTTGGTGCCAAACACTACATACTCGTTCCGAGTGTGGGCAACCAATCAGTTGGGAAAAGGAGAGATCGTGGAGGTCGAGGGTCATACGCATTACAGTGTAGAAGAATTGG AGCTCGCCCGACATCTCTTAGCCGGCGTAGAGAATTTCGATACACGCGTCTGGGTGGCAGCCGTAGGTATTGTGATGGGCACACTTATGATTCTCGGTTTAGGTACATGTTACCTACTCTATCGCGAGTGCAAGGCACCCT CGCAGCTGGAGGAGCAGGAAGTGATTGAGCTCGTTCCGAACATCATTCTGAATCCGGGATTTTTCGACGAGCGCACCGAGCACGTACCGCAGGACGAAAACTTCAACAATCAGACGACTACGCGCCTCAACAACAACAGCGTCGTGCAACCTAGACGGCTTTAG